Below is a genomic region from Desulfobacterales bacterium.
TTGTATATTTGGGGCAGATCCGCATAGGGAACCATTCCTAAAAAATCCACGGGGATTGATAACCCATCAGCCAATTTCAAAAGGTTCTGCCTTTCGGGTCCGTCCCCGACGATAATCAATCTTGCCGAAACATCCCTTATCAGCGCTTTGAACGCCTTCAATAAAGAATCAATCCCCTTTCTGGAATCGAGCCGGCCGACACAGAGAATTTTTTTAACCTCTGAAGTAAACACCCTGGGTTTCACAGGTCTGAAAATATCTGTATCGATTCCGATGGGAACATATGAAACCCGTTTTGTCTCACCTCCGAGCCAGTTGATTTCGTGAACCAGATCTCGTGAATTGACAATGATGCCGTCCGCTTTTTTTACAAGCCGTCTGTCCAGCGGGATGTAAAGCCGGTTGAGCAAAGCATGTACCGGTTTTCCGGTTTCTCTACAGCCGACGTACTCGCCATAGCGGGTTGCGACAAAACCGGCAACCAATGGCCTTTTGAACTTACCGAATAGAGGCGTATAGTTGGAATAGATTACGTCAAAATTCTGCTGCAGCTTTTGAACCAGAACAGAGGCATGATAGCCAAAGAAGGGTAGCTGCGTCAGGAAGGTTGAACCAAAGGATGGAACACGATAAATCGTAATCGTGTTTGTCCGCTCAACAAATTTTCCCCATCCCGGATGGTTCGCGATAAGGGTTAAATCGATCCCATGGCGGTGAGCACCCCTGACCAGATATTCAGCCACCCTACACATACCGCCCTTAACAAATGGCGGATACTCCCGGGTGACAAGAAGAAGTTTCATCCTCTATTTTCCATATGCTGCTTTTTTAAAATACATTGCACCCACATGCGTTTCATGTGAATATGGTCCTTATCATTCGACAAATCCGTTATAATTCGCCCTTTTTATGCTTTTGATAACACCAGTCCCACGTCCTCCGGATCCCTTCTTCAAAAGAAATCTGTGATTTCCATCCGGTTTCTTCGATCAGTTTTGTGCTGTCAAGTACATTAAACGGGACATCAAATGGCCGAAGCGGCAACCTTTTGACTTTTGGTTCAAGTCCGACGGATTTGGCAAACGGGTAGAGGGCGGCAAGGATATCATTGTTATTTCTTCCAACGCCGCTGCCGATATTATAGCATGAGTTCAGTTTGCCGGACGTCGATGCCGCAATGATACCTTCTGCAACATCATCGACATGAATATAATCTCTGACGGTCCCGGTTTTACCAAAAACAGTTATACTCTGCCGCCGTAAAATGGCGGCGATGGCATTGATGATAAAGCCCTGCTCCTCATTGGGTTTTTGCCCTTCGCCATAAGCGTTGGCCGGTCTGATGCAAATAACCGGCAGTGATTTTATCTGGCTGAACATCTCGGCATACTTTTCAGTAGTCAGTTTGCTGATCCCATATGGAGATATCGGTTGGGTCGGATGGTCTTCTTTTATTGGAATTTCCCGACATTTCCCGTATATGGCGCCGCCCGTCGAGACAAAAACAAACTTTTTCACACCTGCAAGAATAGCTGTTTCGAGAAGGATCACCATTGCAGGCAGATTATTGAGAATATCCTTAACCGGATCATCATAGCTTGTTTTTGGAACCGTGAGGTAACCCAGGTGAACAATTTCGTCAACACCCCGAAGGGCGTCCAGCAAAAAGTGTTTATCGCCGAAATTGCCGGCGGCATAGCGAACGGTTTTTGGAAGCGCCCGCGTAGGAATCGGTTTTCTGCCGATTACCGTTACTTGCATTTGTCTCAAACTTAATTTATTTACTACGTGGGAACCGATAAAACCAGTTCCGCCGATTACACAGCAATGCCTCATTGGATTTTTTTCCAATCATCTGCTTGAAATGTCGAAAATCAAATTGCCGAAAAAATAATGGCAATTATCGGGGGATCGTATCGCTCAACGCTTCTCCCTGAAAGAGTCAATACCGGAACCTGCCGTTTCAAAGATCGCCTGTTTATACCCTGAAATTGCATTCAAATTTTTATAGCGGATGCTTCTTGCCAGCGCACGCATTGCCAAAATGATCACTTTGATGACCAGGGACAGCTTTCGCCCCCTTTTATTGCTGAACATTTTATCACACAATAATAAATGGCACCGGTTCAGGTGATATTCATAGAACAGCGAATTGTTTTTAGACGAAGCATTTCCCTTATGATAAATTCTGGACTGATCGACAATTCCGTATCTGAGTCCGTTTTGAAAGGCTCTATAGCAG
It encodes:
- a CDS encoding glycosyltransferase family 4 protein; translated protein: MKLLLVTREYPPFVKGGMCRVAEYLVRGAHRHGIDLTLIANHPGWGKFVERTNTITIYRVPSFGSTFLTQLPFFGYHASVLVQKLQQNFDVIYSNYTPLFGKFKRPLVAGFVATRYGEYVGCRETGKPVHALLNRLYIPLDRRLVKKADGIIVNSRDLVHEINWLGGETKRVSYVPIGIDTDIFRPVKPRVFTSEVKKILCVGRLDSRKGIDSLLKAFKALIRDVSARLIIVGDGPERQNLLKLADGLSIPVDFLGMVPYADLPQIY
- a CDS encoding NAD-dependent epimerase/dehydratase family protein, which produces MRHCCVIGGTGFIGSHVVNKLSLRQMQVTVIGRKPIPTRALPKTVRYAAGNFGDKHFLLDALRGVDEIVHLGYLTVPKTSYDDPVKDILNNLPAMVILLETAILAGVKKFVFVSTGGAIYGKCREIPIKEDHPTQPISPYGISKLTTEKYAEMFSQIKSLPVICIRPANAYGEGQKPNEEQGFIINAIAAILRRQSITVFGKTGTVRDYIHVDDVAEGIIAASTSGKLNSCYNIGSGVGRNNNDILAALYPFAKSVGLEPKVKRLPLRPFDVPFNVLDSTKLIEETGWKSQISFEEGIRRTWDWCYQKHKKGEL